The Nitrososphaerota archaeon genome segment GTTTTTCAAGTATTTCTGGAGATATGTTAATACCAGATCTTGGAGGATTATTATAAAGTATTATAGGGATTTCTGAATTTTCAGCAATATTTTTAAAATGCTCAAATAATTCTTTATCGCTAATTTTTATATAATATGGTGTAAGAACAACTGCTGCATCAGCTCCTATATCTTTAGCATATTTAATTACTTGCATTGTTTCTTTAGCAAATATTCCTCCAGTGCATAAATAAACAGGAACTCTTCCATTTGCTTGATCTATAACTATTTCGCCAACTCTTTTCCTTTCTTCAGGATACATTAAATAGAAAGCTCCAACTGTTCCAGATGCAAATATAGCATGAGCCCCTCCTTCTATTACATAATCAACCATTTCTCTAAGTGCATTTTCATCTATTTCTTCATTCTTTTTAAAAGGGGTTACTAAAGCTGGAATATTCCCTTTTACTTCAATTTTCTTCATTATCATATCACCATTAAAACATTGAATATATTTTTTAAATATAAAAATTTACATTAAATATCTTTATTTAAAAGCTATTCTCTATATAGCTTTCTCAATTATCATATTTTATTCATAAAGCAAGAATTATTCCACCTATAAGTATTGCTTAATTAAAATGATAACCAAACACCTAAAGAGCCAATGCTAAAAAGCATCTTAATGCTATCTTATAGTCCATATTCTTACAATTCATGTTTTACGAGTATTAGAAAAGTTGTAGAGTCTGACTCTCTAATAGACATGGCATTACCTAAATTCCAAAAAAAGAGAATAATGATAACGCTATGCTTAAAATTTTCTGGATATCATTAAGATCACTTGCAAAAATACTTGCTATTAATACTTAAATGGATAAACAAGAATAGCGCCTATTTTAAGGAGAACAAACATTACTTTATTGTCTTTAAAACTACTCTCTTCGCTTTTATATCGCTATTTTTAACTCAAACTCATACTTTCTTTAGAAATATAAGCTAACTGATCATACATATTGCAATTATAAGGAAATTTTTAGACTTTCTAAACTTAAAAATATTAAGATAAGATGAAAAAAGTAATACTTATAAATTCTATATATCTTTAAATAAAAATGTTTAAAGTATATAAAAATTTTGAACTAAAAATAAAGAATTATAAGAGACTTTCCTTTTTTTAAACTTATTAATAAATTTTTTTAAAAAAATAAATATAAGGAAAATATTCAAACATAGTGATAGTTATGTGTCCTAGGAAGAAGAAGAAAGAAGAAAAACCTCCAGAAGAAAAA includes the following:
- the dapA gene encoding 4-hydroxy-tetrahydrodipicolinate synthase, which translates into the protein MKKIEVKGNIPALVTPFKKNEEIDENALREMVDYVIEGGAHAIFASGTVGAFYLMYPEERKRVGEIVIDQANGRVPVYLCTGGIFAKETMQVIKYAKDIGADAAVVLTPYYIKISDKELFEHFKNIAENSEIPIILYNNPPRSGINISPEILEKLVLETDNIIALKDSSANLIQFEEYVRRVGNKISLIMGVDELMFASLMVGGKGMVNAVGNVVPDMVTKLYEEFQKGNFEKAKEIQNKLFILKKAFLTATYPAPIMAALNLIGKPGGYPRRPVLPVTKEQEAIIKDALIAIGKL